Part of the Halodesulfurarchaeum formicicum genome is shown below.
GGGACCGACGAACTCGCCGGCACGCTCCGGGTCGCGACCTACGAGCCGTTCGTCGACGCCCCGAGCGTGAGCCCGGGGGCATGGATCAAGGAGGCGTTCGAGTCGGCCTATCCCGACGCCACGATCGAGTGGCAGACGCCGAACTCGGGGCTCAACCACTTCATCCAGCAGGCCCAGTACGACGATGAGATCGAGGCGGACGTGTACGTCGGGCTCAACGCCGACGACCTCGTCCGCGCGGACGACGAACTCGGCGAGACCGAACTCTTCGAGCCGCTGTCGGCCGACACACTCTCGAACGGCGACAGCCTCATCGAGGAGCTGCGATTCGATCCGGCCGGCCGCGCCGTTCCCTTCGACACGGGATACATCAGTCTGGTCTACGACGCGGGCGAGATCGACGAGCCCCAGACCTTCGCGGACCTGATCGAGCCGGCCTTCGAAGACACGCTGCTCCTGCAGAACGCCCAGACGAGTGATCCGGGGCGGGCTTTCCTCCTCTGGACGATCGCGAACCGGGGCGAAGCGAACTTCCTCGATTACTGGCAGGCCCTGATGGACAACGGCGCGCGGATCGCGGGGGACTGGAACGCGGCCTATACCGCCTACTCGAATGCGGAGCGGCCCGCCGTTGTCTCCTACTCGACCGATCAGGTCTATGCCCACCGCAACGACGTGGACATGCAGCGCCACCAGATCGCCTTCCTGGACGACCAGGGGTATGCCGTCCCCGAGGGAATGGCTCGCTTTGCCGACGCCGCGAAGCCCGAATTGGCCACGGCCTTCCTCGATTTCATGCTCGAACCACGAACGCAGTCCGAGATCGCGGTCCGGAACGTCGCCTTCCCGGCCACCACGACCGCCGACCCGCCCGAGAGCTTCACGGAGTACGCCCACCGCCCGCCGGAGACGGTGACCCACACCTACGACCAACTCGCCGGATCGATCGACGACTGGGTCTCGGCGTGGGCCGAACAGATCGCAAGCGGGTGAGCATGAACTTAAAGCGGGGTGGTGGCCGGATCGGTCGGCTGCAGTACTGGACCGGGGAGTACGCACTCCGGGGAGTGGCTGTCGTGACCGCCATCGTTCTGGTGGTGCTGTTCTACTACCCGGTCGGGACGGTCCTCGCGAACGGGCTGTTCGGGTCGGTCGAGGGGACGAACCCGGTGCTCGCGGTTCTCGGCTCGGAGTTCTACCTCGGTGCGGCGAGTGGGCTCACGGACCCCTCGGCCGTTCCTGGTGGCGTGCTGGACTGGATGCGAGCCGGGTTTCCAGCCGTCGACTTCGGTTTGGTCGGCTTCACGGTCTATCAGGCGCTGCTGTCGACACTCGCGAGTCTGGCCCTCGGGCTTCCAGGGGCGTCTCTCCTCGCCCACTACGACTTTCCGGGCCGGGAGACAGTTCGGTCGCTCACGATGTTGCCCTTCGTCCTGCCCTCGATCATGGTGGCGATCGGTTTCGTCGCGATGTTCGGGGATCAGGGGGTGCTGAACAGCTTCCTCGGTTGGCTGGGTCTGGAGTCGGTCTCGGTGATGTACACCCTTCAACTGGTCGTGCTTGCCCACGCCTTCTACAACGCGCCGCTCGTGACCCGGATCGTGGGGGCCGCGTGGGCGGGGCTGGACCGATCGAAGATCGAGACGGCCCGCGGGCTTGGGGCCGGGCCGATTCGTGCCTTCGTCGATGTGACACTGCCCCAGTTGGGTCCCGCGATCCTGGCCGGCGCGCTTCTGACCTTCCTCTTTACGTTCATGTCCTTCCCCATCGTGCTGGCACTGGGTGGGCTCGAACTCGCGACGGTGGAGGTCTGGCTGTACGCCCGCGTCCAGCAACTCGAACTCGCCCAGGCCGCCGGCCTGGCCGTGGTCGAGACGGTGATCACCCTCTCGCTGACCTACGCCGCACTGCGCTACGAGAGCGGCCAGCGCGGGCTCGGCCGGGGACCGAACCGGAAACCGCTTATCGGCTCGCTCCGCGATCCGCGTCGCCTCGGCCTACTCGCGTATGGGCTCGTCGTGGGGATTGTCTTCCTCGGGCCGATCCTGAGCATGGTCGTCGAGAGCCTGACCGGACCAGGCGGGCCCACGCTCGAACACTACGCCTTTCTCCTCGAACGCCAGGCGACCGGTGCGAGCTATCAGGTCAAGCCGCTACCGGCGATCCGCAACTCACTCATGTTTGGGCTGGCAGCCCTCGGGATTGCAGTTCCGATGGGCGTGACGGTGGCGGTCCTCGAAGATTCCCGTATCCCCGGGAGCCGCCTGCTTGGCACGCTGCTGATGGCGCCCCTCGCGGTGAGCGGAATCGTCCTCGGT
Proteins encoded:
- a CDS encoding thiamine ABC transporter substrate-binding protein, with the protein product MKRRTFVKRVGAAGIAGLAGCAGPDADSRGTTTGTSGGTDELAGTLRVATYEPFVDAPSVSPGAWIKEAFESAYPDATIEWQTPNSGLNHFIQQAQYDDEIEADVYVGLNADDLVRADDELGETELFEPLSADTLSNGDSLIEELRFDPAGRAVPFDTGYISLVYDAGEIDEPQTFADLIEPAFEDTLLLQNAQTSDPGRAFLLWTIANRGEANFLDYWQALMDNGARIAGDWNAAYTAYSNAERPAVVSYSTDQVYAHRNDVDMQRHQIAFLDDQGYAVPEGMARFADAAKPELATAFLDFMLEPRTQSEIAVRNVAFPATTTADPPESFTEYAHRPPETVTHTYDQLAGSIDDWVSAWAEQIASG
- a CDS encoding ABC transporter permease, with translation MNLKRGGGRIGRLQYWTGEYALRGVAVVTAIVLVVLFYYPVGTVLANGLFGSVEGTNPVLAVLGSEFYLGAASGLTDPSAVPGGVLDWMRAGFPAVDFGLVGFTVYQALLSTLASLALGLPGASLLAHYDFPGRETVRSLTMLPFVLPSIMVAIGFVAMFGDQGVLNSFLGWLGLESVSVMYTLQLVVLAHAFYNAPLVTRIVGAAWAGLDRSKIETARGLGAGPIRAFVDVTLPQLGPAILAGALLTFLFTFMSFPIVLALGGLELATVEVWLYARVQQLELAQAAGLAVVETVITLSLTYAALRYESGQRGLGRGPNRKPLIGSLRDPRRLGLLAYGLVVGIVFLGPILSMVVESLTGPGGPTLEHYAFLLERQATGASYQVKPLPAIRNSLMFGLAALGIAVPMGVTVAVLEDSRIPGSRLLGTLLMAPLAVSGIVLGLGLLQGLVFGTELFGHRITVTGPVAIVAAHAVAAYPFVTRTVSPMLQQVDHRLVETARVLGASRGRARFDVELPLVLPGIVAGAALAYAISVGEFDSTIILAEGSSSYTMPVAVERYLGNRTLGPATAMGTVLLGVTAISFVVIDRVGGWWEP